The Toxorhynchites rutilus septentrionalis strain SRP chromosome 3, ASM2978413v1, whole genome shotgun sequence genome includes a region encoding these proteins:
- the LOC129779016 gene encoding uncharacterized protein LOC129779016, with product MFVLRTLTLLALGATVVLAQRRLALPDPRSCSNRVRHATYRDARGVAHSYFFSWEHSPTRNLEVDWLDARNICRRHCMDAVSLETPQENEFIKQRIARGNIRYIWTSGRKCNFAGCDRPDLQPPNENGWFWSGSGVKIGPTTQRNTGDWSYTGGYGQAQPDNREAAQGNDESCLSILNNFYNDGLKWHDVACHHVKPFVCEDSDELLNFVRSRNPGVRL from the exons ATGTTCGTGTTGCGAACTCTGACGCTGCTGGCTCTCGGTGCCACGGTGGTACTGGCTCAGCGACGACTTGCCTTGCCTGACCCAAGAAGTTGCTCCAACC GAGTGCGACACGCAACGTACCGAGATGCCCGCGGCGTAGCACATTCGTACTTCTTCAGCTGGGAGCACAGCCCTACCCGCAATCTGGAAGTTGACTGGCTCGACGCCCGTAACATCTGTCGCCGTCATTGTATGGATGCTGTATCGCTGGAAACTCCACAGGAAAACGAATTCATCAAACAGCGCATCGCCCGCGGCAACATTCGTTATATCTGGACCTCGGGTCGCAAGTGTAACTTCGCCGGTTGCGACCGTCCGGATCTGCAGCCACCGAATGAGAACGGATGGTTCTGGTCCGGATCGGGAGTTAAGATCGGCCCAACCACTCAGCGCAACACTGGCGATTGGAGCTACACCGGAGGATACGGACAGGCTCAGCCAGATAACCGCGAGGCGGCCCAG GGTAACGATGAATCATGTTTGTCAATATTGAACAACTTCTACAATGATGGCCTGAAGTGGCACGACGTTGCCTGTCACCACGTGAAACCTTTCGTGTGCGAAGATTCCGATGAACTACTGAACTTTGTCCGCTCTCGCAATCCAGGAGTTCGCCTGTAA